Within the Osmerus mordax isolate fOsmMor3 chromosome 21, fOsmMor3.pri, whole genome shotgun sequence genome, the region TGAAAGATGGAATGCATGCAGGTCTCTGGCACTTTTCATTAACAGTGCTAAGATCATAGGATAACCTCCATACCTAccaattggtgtgtgtgtgtgtgtctgggtatgtgtgagcacacaagcatgtgtgtgGACAGAACAAGAGGTCTGTTCATGGTCTCTTAAGCGCAGTAACACTAGAGGCCTTCATTACCATACTGTAGGAATGAGTTTCGCCAACCTGTCTGACTGCATAGTTCTACTTCCCCGCCACCATCACATTCCTAAGCTGCATGTACCCCTTAGTCGCCAAGCCGTCTACAGTACTAGTTATTTAATGATaacctagggagtcaggtggctgagccgttagggagtcgggctcgtaatctgaaggttaccggttcgattcctggctgtgccaaatgatgttgtgtccttgggcaaggcacttcaccctacttgcctcgggggaatgtccctgtacttactgtaagtcactctggataagagcgtctgctaaatgactaaatgtaaatataaatgacATTTGTTGAATTTGTCAAATGACTTGTCTACACATTCTTTGCTTGAGTTGTGTAGACATTGTCAGCTGGTTGAATTGAATTTGTTTGCGCCATAATATTTGTACTGCTAAATGTGTCAGCGGTGTTTTGGAAAGCCCATTCATTTGTATATCGTCAGTTTAGCGTGCTAGCGGGCTAACATAATAACTTATGTGGAGGTTGCCGAGCAGAAACGTCTCTGGTTGACGATCACAAAGAACCACAAGGCTTTCCCTCCCAAGAATTCTTCTGTGCCATTCCTGGGCCTGTCCTGGCTAAACGACATTATTTGTCTCCTCACAGAGCATGCTGAAGCGAAATGTCATTGTTTCGACACCAGAGTAGTTTGAGTCAGTAACAAGTATTTTCATCACAATAGATGTTTAATACCCAATCACACCTTTCTATAGATAAATATACTTGAGTCAGAGCAAGCATGACAGGTGGGGGCCACACCTGTCATGCTTGCTCTGACTCACAAGTATATTTGTAGCCTTTTGTCTTGGGCACAATACAAAGTACACTACCTGCTAGTACATTGTACTATGATCCTTTTCAGCATCTTTTAGCACACAGGTTAGTGATGCGTCATGTTGTATTTCTCCTGTGCGGCTTTGTCCAGGCGGCCAATGAGGAGACCAAGGAGAGCCTGTACGAGACCCTGTTGGCCGAGTGCAGAGAGACCATCCAGGCCGTGAGGGAGGAGCTTAAGGCTGAGGCGGTAAGCGGGGTGAAACACTGTttcagaaatgttttgtttatttcctgTTCGTGCTGTCAAAATCAGGCTGACTGGTGTTGTTTGTTTCCGCCCtgcagaagcagagagagagaggccctgaTGCCGACAGTGGGAAGGTGTCCAACCTGCAGTTCCTGCATAGGTAgacggactgtgtgtgtgtgtgtgtgtgtgtgtgtgtgtgtgtgtgtgtgtgtgtgtgtgtgtggtggaggcggAAGCCATGTGTCCACATGTCGTTGCGACGCAATCTGTACCTCACGCATTTTCCTTCCAtcatgaaatgtgtgtgtgtgtgtgtttgcgtgcagcTACCTGACCTACATCAAGCTGTGGACGGTGGTGAAGAGGAACGAGAGCATGGCCCACGTGCTGCAGGCCCAGCTCAAGGAGCCCCAGACGGACGAGAACAAGAGGGGGCCCCGGCCCCAAGACCTCATCCGCCTCTACGACATCATCCTGCAGGTACGCACCCCACCAAACACGCCTAGTCACTGCTGTGTGATTGGTTAGGTAAAGCCCGTCTGGTTTACCGACAGGGAGCCTGTTTAATGGAGGATGCTGCTTTAGGACTTCAGTGTGTTATCAGAGGTCATATACTCTCAAGAGTCCTTGGGAATCATAGTctcactcgtgtgtgtgtgtgtgtgtctcataagTAGTGTATATTGATGTCTGTGTGGTCCTGTCTTGTCCAGAGTCTGGCCGAGCTGGCCGCCTTGCAGGGTCTAGAGGAGGATCACACCTTCCAGAAGGAGGTGGCCCTCAAGATGCTGGTCTACAAGGCCTACAGGTCagggttctcacacacacacacacacacacacacagtgacatccTGCAGCTCTTCGTCAGATGTCCTACCGCGTACAGCTCAACAGTGTGCCCTGTATTTGTCACCCGCCCACACTTtgcgacacgcacacactagatGTAAATGGACTCGGGCGTCGGTGCGACTGCTGTTCCGGTAACCCCTCGTCCTCCCTCAGGTGTTTCTACATAGCCCAGTCCTACGTGCTGGTGAAGAAGTGGAGCGAGGCGCTGGTCCTGTACGAGAGGGTGCTGAAATACGCCCACGAGGTCCAGTCCAAGGCCAAGAGCCTCAACAACAGCCTCAAGGTACCAGAGGCCGCGCCCTTCCGAcctttcacccccaccccccagcccctgttTGCGAGGGCCCATCTTGAAACATGCTCGTAGCTCCACGCAAGACCAGTTTTACCCCTAAGAGCATGCATGCAGACCAGCAGGCTGACGTTCGAAGGACGACCAATGGATCGCTCCACAGAATGTACAAGCAGAAACTCTTGGACCTATTCCACAAATAACgcttctctttttctttatcCTCCAGGATCTCCCAGATGTGCAGGAGCTGATTGCCGAGGTCAACGCTGAGAAATACTCCCTCCAGGCGGCGGCCATCTTAGGTGGGTGAAGCCAAAACATCCGACATCTtactgagccatgaaatgtttacCGTGGGTCGTGTACTGTCGTCTGTGTGACTGCTCTGCGTGGTTGCCGTTAAGACAAAACCTTGGTTTGTGTACACAGTAGCCTTCTGTGGTataatcttgtgtgtgtgtgtgccgctgactgtgtgtgtttgtgttttagacACGGGCGACGCGCCGGAGGCCCCCTCCCAGCAGCAGATAAAAGACAACACGGTAGGAGAAGAGCGCCACCGCAGGAAGTCGTTAAACTACGATTCCAGAATCACACTCTCTAGTTACCATTAAATGATCTTCCCAGAAACACACCATTAAATGATCTTCCCAGAAACACACCATGAAATGAACTTCCCCAGAAACACACCATGAAATGAACGTCCCAGAACCACCCTATCTTGAAAAGTCACTGTTCCAGAACTTCGACACAGACTGTATTTATTAAGTGTACACGTAGACAAACACTAGTGTGAAATTGGAAAAAAAGTCATATCCTTGATCTGCATATATACTTTATTTCTAGTCATTTTCATTTCTCCATTCTCATCTTCCCATGATGACGACACCATAAAACAGTCAGGGGTTGTGGGGGTTATTGTTGGAACTGAGCCCTTCCTGGTTCAGTACCATACCAGGAGACTGGAATGACTGAAATGAACCGGTACTACTCCCATGTGTACTGCAGACAGCACGTGACTGAAAGGGGAATGCTGCCTAGCAGACTGACTGATATGATgtagatacatgcacacactacaTATGGGTCATACATAGTGCTCATCTAAGGAATATTTTCCTGACAGGATTCTGTCAGTCAGGGTATGCAGCTGCGTCCGTGACACCTAGAGTGTATGTTGTACACGAGCTAACTGGAATCCATTCAGAACAGATGTGTAGGAATGTAACCTACTGAATCTTGACCAAAAAATAGTGAAATAATGAAATGATAAACCTCAAAAGTATGTACTTGTGGCAGGCCCTGTTCTGGTGtttatttccttctctctctcttccattcagCCCCTGTCTGAGCGCCTGGAGACCTTCCGCCTGGACCCCGCCCTCGTCGGAAAGCAGCCCAATCTGGTTGAGTTTCCACCTGATTTCCAGCCTATCCCCTGTAAGCCCCTCTTCTTCGACCTGGCGCTAAACCACGTGGCCTTCCCACCCCTCGACGACaaggtggagcagaagggcaaggGCGGCCTGACCGGCTACATCAAGGGCATTTTCGGGTTCGGAAGCTAAATCGATCTCCAGGCTTCCATAGGGCCCCCattgatttatttttaaaaTCAGGCTGCATGGGGTTACTAGGATAGGGGCTCCCTCTCCATCTGAGCTGTGGAAACACTACTGAAACCCCAGGTTCTCGACATTTCCATGTCTGGAAACTCATACAGCCTACAGACGCACAAACaagcatatatatacacacacccaagccTCCTTTACAGAGGGGGAATAAAAGGATAATATAGTGGCCctggaataattttttattaCCTTAACTAAAAGATCCTAATCTGGATGCGAGtatggatgaggagggagggagcaagtgTTTCCGGAATGCCACCTCAACACAGTCTGAACGGTTTCTGCAGGTTTTTAGGGATTGTCCTACCATCACAGGGGACACTAGACAACACCACTACCAAGCCATGTTTTTTCATCACAGAGCGCAGAATCACAGTGGGACAAACGATATCAAGTGTCCTGAACTGCCTGAATGTTTGATTCTTTTGTTTTGAGTTTTTCTCCGGTCTAAAGCTCAGATCTAGCCAGTTTGTCTTGTTGTCCTGCATGCCAGTGAAGGCACCAGACCTATGTACTGATTGTAATGTTAATTACATTATTACATATTGGGTTAGATGGTTGTGCATTtgaggattttttttattttatttttttacaacttATACTTAAATATACATTTAGGGGCCCATAAAGTCAGGCCATTTTATGGCAATGAAAATGACAGTAATGGGGAGAGCAGTGAAGTCTTTCGTTGaccaattgtttttattttccccCCAGCAACCCTTTGATGATACACAGCGTTAATACAGCA harbors:
- the srp68 gene encoding signal recognition particle subunit SRP68, producing MSSDKHNESKISTMEDNKENSPDGLGLEILLVIKESQQQHGLRHGDYQRYRGYCSRRMRRLRKTLGFKLGNRHKFTGKKITQEMISDNRYLLLVLMEAERAWSYAMQLKQEANTEPRKRFHLLSRLRKAAKHGERLEKLCDSPRVDAKTKLEAQAYTSYLTGMVQFEMQEWKAAMEAFNKCKTIYEKLASAFTEDLAVLYHQRVEEISPNIRYCAYNIGDQNAINDLMQMRLAAGGGGGMMAEKLEALITQTRAKQAASMSEVEWRGRSVPVKIDKARIFLLGLADNEAAIAQAANEETKESLYETLLAECRETIQAVREELKAEAKQRERGPDADSGKVSNLQFLHSYLTYIKLWTVVKRNESMAHVLQAQLKEPQTDENKRGPRPQDLIRLYDIILQSLAELAALQGLEEDHTFQKEVALKMLVYKAYRCFYIAQSYVLVKKWSEALVLYERVLKYAHEVQSKAKSLNNSLKDLPDVQELIAEVNAEKYSLQAAAILDTGDAPEAPSQQQIKDNTPLSERLETFRLDPALVGKQPNLVEFPPDFQPIPCKPLFFDLALNHVAFPPLDDKVEQKGKGGLTGYIKGIFGFGS